A single Rhinolophus ferrumequinum isolate MPI-CBG mRhiFer1 chromosome 12, mRhiFer1_v1.p, whole genome shotgun sequence DNA region contains:
- the LOC117032341 gene encoding nucleophosmin-like isoform X2, producing the protein MEDSMDMDMSPLRLQNYLFTVEEDAESEDDEEEGVKLLSTSGKRSAPESGSKFPQKKVKLSADEDDDNDDDEDDDEDDDDEFDDEETEEKASIKKSQESFKKQEKTPKTRKGPTSGEDIEAKMQASIEKSGSLPKVEAKFISCVKNCFRMTDQEAVQDLWQREKSL; encoded by the exons ATGGAAGATTCGATGGACATGGACATGAGCCCCCTGAGGCTCCAGAACTATCTTTTCA CTGTAGAGGAAGATGCAGAGTCAGAAGATGATGAGGAGGAGGGTGTGAAACTCCTAAGTACATCTGGAAAGCGCTCTGCCCCTGAAAGTGGTAGCAAGTTTccacagaaaaaagtaaaactttctgCTGATGAAGATGATGACAACGATGATGACGAAGATGATGacgaagatgatgatgatgagtttgatgatgaggaaactgaagaaaaagcTTCTATAAA AAAAAGTCAAGAATCcttcaaaaaacaggaaaaaactcctAAAACACGGAAAGGGCCTACTTCTGGAGAAGACATTGAAGCAAAAATGCAAGCAAGTATAGAAAAAAGTGGGTCTCTTCCCAAAGTGGAAGCCAAGTTCATCAGTTGTGTGAAGAATTGCTTCCGGATGACTGACCAGGAGGCTGTTCAAGATCTCTGGCAGCGGGAGAAGTCTCtttaa
- the LOC117032341 gene encoding nucleophosmin-like isoform X1, with protein sequence MEDSMDMDMSPLRLQNYLFSCELKANKDYQFKVDNDENEHQLSLRIVSLGAGAKDELHIVEAEAMNYEGSSIKITLATLKMSVEPTVSFGGFEITPPVVLRLKCGSGPVHISGQHLVAVEEDAESEDDEEEGVKLLSTSGKRSAPESGSKFPQKKVKLSADEDDDNDDDEDDDEDDDDEFDDEETEEKASIKKSQESFKKQEKTPKTRKGPTSGEDIEAKMQASIEKSGSLPKVEAKFISCVKNCFRMTDQEAVQDLWQREKSL encoded by the exons ATGGAAGATTCGATGGACATGGACATGAGCCCCCTGAGGCTCCAGAACTATCTTTTCAGTTGTGAACTAAAGGCCAACAAAGATTATCAGTTTAAAGTGGATAATGATGAAAATGAGCACCAACTATCTTTAAGAATAGTCAGTTTAGGGGCTGGTGCAAAGGATGAATTGCACATTGTTGAAGCAGAGGCAATGAATTATGAAGGCAGTTCAATTAAAATAACACTGGCAACTTTGAAAATGTCTGTAGAGCCAACGGTTTCCTTTGGGGGCTTTGAAATAACACCACCTGTGGTCTTACGGTTGAAGTGTGGTTCAGGGCCTGTACATATTAGTGGACAGCACTTAGTAGCTGTAGAGGAAGATGCAGAGTCAGAAGATGATGAGGAGGAGGGTGTGAAACTCCTAAGTACATCTGGAAAGCGCTCTGCCCCTGAAAGTGGTAGCAAGTTTccacagaaaaaagtaaaactttctgCTGATGAAGATGATGACAACGATGATGACGAAGATGATGacgaagatgatgatgatgagtttgatgatgaggaaactgaagaaaaagcTTCTATAAA AAAAAGTCAAGAATCcttcaaaaaacaggaaaaaactcctAAAACACGGAAAGGGCCTACTTCTGGAGAAGACATTGAAGCAAAAATGCAAGCAAGTATAGAAAAAAGTGGGTCTCTTCCCAAAGTGGAAGCCAAGTTCATCAGTTGTGTGAAGAATTGCTTCCGGATGACTGACCAGGAGGCTGTTCAAGATCTCTGGCAGCGGGAGAAGTCTCtttaa